Genomic window (Rhodohalobacter sp. SW132):
GGAGGTTCACGGCATCTTTCGCCATATCCGTTTCGATAAATCCGGGAGCTACAGAGTAGGCAACCACTCCCCGCTTGCTGTAATCCCGGGCGATGCTTTTTGTGAGCCCGACGAGCCCCGCTTTGGATGCAGCATAAGCCGCATATTCCTGCGTATCGCCGCGATAGGATGCGCGGGATGCAATATTGATGATCGACGCTCCAGAAGTTTGAGAATTCGGTTTCGTATGAAAGTTCAGGAACCATTTACACAACAATGCCGGAGCTTTCAGGTTGATATTCATCGTTTGGTCCCAAACCTCAAGCCAATGATCATCCGGCCCGGCGTGATCCGCATCCACAAAAATTCCGGCATTATTGATTAAAACATCGGGCTTCTCCTGATCAAGGATCTGAAGTATTTCCTCTTTTAAACGGCTTAAATCAGACAGGTCCAGGTGGATTCCTTTAAACCGGGATTGTTTCTTCAACACATCAGGGAAATCCGATTTCCGGGCAGTGCCTATAACCTTCCACCCTTTTCGGAGGCACTCCCTGGCGATTTCAAGTCCGATTCCACGTGAGCATCCGGTTAAAAAAACAGATCGATTGTGTTCTGCCATTATCTTTTTGCCGAAACATAATCAGCTATTCACCATCAAACAATTCATTTTTGTTATTCACCGGTACAATTTAAACAATGGATATAAAGCGATGGAACTCCTACTTTAGATAGTCGAAATGTAACATCACAAAAAATTGTTCTCAGGATAAAGGGTTTATTTACAACAGGTTAAATATGATTGAGAAGGCTAAAAAATATTTTACTGAAACACTTCAGCACGTATCACCGCTGTCTGTGATACCAAACGAAGTAGAATGGAAACCGGAAGAACGCACGCTATCGGTTCAAGACAAAACATTCTCTTTAAAGGATGATCAGCCGGTTTACCTGATCGGTTTTGGAAAAGCTTCCGTTTCCATGGCCATTGCAGTTGAAAAGATTTTAGGTGACCGTATTACGGATGGAATTGTTATCTCCCCAAATGAGTGGAATGAGAGAAACAGGTTCCAGGTATTCAAAGGTTCGCACCCGCTGCCGGATTACGACAGCCTCTCCTCCTCCCTCGAATTAGTACGGTTTATGCAATCGCTGCCGGATAACGCACTTGTTTTGAATCTTGTATCAGGCGGTACGTCATCGCTGTTTTGTATTCCGGCCGGAGATCTTGAAATTGAAGAGATCAACGAAATATATTCACTTTTGATAGGATCCGGCGCTTCCATCCATGAAATCAACACGGTTCGAAAAGTATTCTCACAAGTGAAGGGCGGACAAATTCTGAAATGGCTCAACCGTACCACTCTGATCGATCTGATGATATCAGATATCACGGATGATGAAATCAGCATGATTGGCAGCGGGCCCTCCGTTGCTCAGCCAATCTCGGCAACTTCTGC
Coding sequences:
- a CDS encoding SDR family NAD(P)-dependent oxidoreductase, with the protein product MAEHNRSVFLTGCSRGIGLEIARECLRKGWKVIGTARKSDFPDVLKKQSRFKGIHLDLSDLSRLKEEILQILDQEKPDVLINNAGIFVDADHAGPDDHWLEVWDQTMNINLKAPALLCKWFLNFHTKPNSQTSGASIINIASRASYRGDTQEYAAYAASKAGLVGLTKSIARDYSKRGVVAYSVAPGFIETDMAKDAVNLLGKDHVTAGSAFDEITQPDEVAKLVAFLAEGSIPHASGQTFHINGGSYMI
- a CDS encoding glycerate kinase yields the protein MIEKAKKYFTETLQHVSPLSVIPNEVEWKPEERTLSVQDKTFSLKDDQPVYLIGFGKASVSMAIAVEKILGDRITDGIVISPNEWNERNRFQVFKGSHPLPDYDSLSSSLELVRFMQSLPDNALVLNLVSGGTSSLFCIPAGDLEIEEINEIYSLLIGSGASIHEINTVRKVFSQVKGGQILKWLNRTTLIDLMISDITDDEISMIGSGPSVAQPISATSAFQVLKKYGLYQKIPHTARQLLAVEMDAEVIDKHYRKTEDFSRHHSFIIASATQMAQKCAEIIKADGYDVHLEKSAWSGAIEEFEHHIFTKVKQLNDQDRKPAALITFGEPTVEVTGSGLGGRNQELALRMALKLSSFENDISFLSAGTDGIDGPTDAAGAVVTNKTIKEAKKEGLDPEEYLRENDSYHFFEKAGGHLKPGPTGNNLMDLQITLIEN